One part of the Sorangiineae bacterium MSr11954 genome encodes these proteins:
- the infA gene encoding translation initiation factor IF-1, giving the protein MSERRERKEPKGDKLEFDGVVQEALPNAMFRVKCDNGLVVLATISGRMRQFYIRILPGDRVTVEVSPYDPSRGRITYRHK; this is encoded by the coding sequence ATGAGTGAAAGACGCGAGCGCAAGGAGCCCAAGGGCGACAAGCTCGAGTTCGACGGCGTCGTTCAAGAGGCGCTGCCGAACGCGATGTTTCGTGTGAAGTGTGATAACGGGCTCGTCGTACTTGCGACCATCAGCGGTCGTATGCGGCAGTTTTACATCCGAATTTTGCCCGGTGACCGCGTCACCGTGGAAGTCAGTCCGTACGACCCCAGCCGGGGACGGATCACGTACCGACACAAGTGA
- the rpmJ gene encoding 50S ribosomal protein L36, protein MKVRPSVKKICDKCKVVRRKGVVRIICENPRHKQRQG, encoded by the coding sequence ATGAAGGTTCGTCCGAGCGTCAAGAAAATTTGCGATAAGTGCAAGGTCGTGCGCCGCAAAGGTGTCGTGCGAATCATTTGCGAAAATCCCCGTCACAAGCAGCGTCAAGGCTAA
- the rpsM gene encoding 30S ribosomal protein S13 has protein sequence MARIAGVDLPRHKQIAFALPYLYGVGHALARVICTRANIPPNKKTEELTEAEIKRIRELLETDYKVEGDLRREVQTNIKRLMDIGCYRGLRHRKGLPVHGQRTHTNARTRKGPRKGVLSRARKTS, from the coding sequence ATGGCTCGTATCGCCGGAGTCGACCTCCCCCGTCACAAGCAGATCGCGTTTGCTCTCCCGTACCTCTATGGCGTGGGCCATGCGCTCGCGCGCGTCATCTGCACGCGGGCCAACATCCCGCCGAACAAGAAGACCGAGGAGCTGACGGAAGCCGAGATCAAGCGCATCCGCGAGCTGCTCGAGACCGACTACAAGGTAGAAGGCGACCTCCGTCGCGAGGTGCAGACGAACATCAAGCGGCTGATGGACATCGGCTGCTACCGCGGGCTGCGCCATCGCAAGGGGCTGCCGGTTCACGGACAGCGCACGCACACCAACGCCCGCACCCGCAAGGGCCCGCGCAAGGGCGTCCTGTCCCGCGCGCGTAAGACGAGCTGA
- the rpsK gene encoding 30S ribosomal protein S11, whose amino-acid sequence MATAKSTNTQAASGPKAKGTKRKVKKNVATGIAHIQSTFNNTVVTITDVNGNAIAWSSAGSRGFKGSRKSTPFAAQLAAEEAARRAMDHGMRSIAVFVKGPGAGRESALRALQTAGFKVTLIRDVTPVPHNGCRPPKRRRV is encoded by the coding sequence ATGGCCACTGCGAAGAGCACGAATACACAGGCCGCCTCGGGTCCCAAAGCCAAGGGCACCAAGCGCAAGGTGAAGAAGAACGTCGCGACGGGGATTGCGCACATCCAGTCGACGTTCAACAACACCGTCGTCACCATCACCGACGTGAACGGCAACGCCATTGCCTGGTCCAGCGCCGGCTCCCGCGGCTTCAAGGGCTCGCGCAAGTCGACCCCCTTCGCCGCGCAGCTCGCGGCGGAAGAAGCGGCGCGCCGCGCCATGGATCACGGCATGCGCTCCATCGCCGTCTTCGTCAAGGGACCGGGTGCAGGTCGCGAAAGCGCGCTTCGTGCGCTGCAGACGGCCGGCTTCAAGGTCACCCTCATCCGCGACGTCACGCCCGTTCCGCACAACGGCTGCCGTCCGCCCAAGCGTCGCCGCGTCTAA
- a CDS encoding cytochrome c3 family protein, with amino-acid sequence MITRPARPLGGAWLLAVFLLLAATVAMAGGPSRTRDAWLPPGSVANDPGPSRVIFPPQQLTIRFNHKLHLAQGATCKTCHARALTSASVQDHLLPKGATCDACHRSDHADLNKVRPGDDLTGQCAFCHIGYKESDGNTVARMVMPRANMVFDHQKHLARNIQCGQCHGAVDQVEMATRDQLPRMRGCFKCHQMPDSAARGDAKSDCTTCHIAANPRNPAAPARNAAVRADNPSGRIRTVFASGVLEPPRWLHNAAHTPDFIERHKYVAGNDSQFCANCHQEDFCVGCHDGRVRPKSIHPSDYIAMHPIEARQATLRCTSCHNEQSFCLGCHQRVGVSMTGPLATRELGRFHPPKGIWSDAPRKPGHHSFEAERNLNACVSCHVERDCVVCHGGAGIGGGFNPHRNGFSGGCATQMRRNPRPCFVCHLPDDGVLAPCR; translated from the coding sequence GTGATCACGAGACCCGCGCGACCCTTGGGCGGCGCCTGGCTTCTGGCCGTCTTTCTGCTGCTGGCGGCCACGGTGGCCATGGCGGGAGGGCCTTCGCGAACGCGGGACGCGTGGCTGCCGCCCGGAAGCGTGGCCAACGATCCCGGCCCGAGCCGGGTGATCTTTCCGCCGCAGCAGCTCACGATTCGCTTCAATCACAAGCTGCACCTGGCGCAAGGCGCCACTTGCAAGACGTGCCACGCGCGGGCGCTCACCAGCGCGTCGGTCCAGGACCATCTGCTGCCCAAGGGCGCGACGTGCGACGCATGCCATCGCTCGGACCACGCGGATTTGAACAAGGTCCGGCCCGGGGATGACCTTACGGGCCAATGCGCCTTCTGCCACATCGGCTACAAAGAGTCGGACGGCAACACGGTCGCGCGGATGGTGATGCCCCGCGCCAATATGGTGTTCGACCATCAGAAGCACCTCGCGCGCAACATCCAGTGCGGCCAATGCCATGGGGCGGTCGACCAAGTGGAGATGGCCACGCGGGACCAGCTGCCGCGGATGCGCGGTTGCTTCAAGTGCCATCAAATGCCCGATTCGGCCGCGCGGGGCGATGCCAAGAGCGATTGCACGACCTGCCATATTGCAGCCAATCCGCGCAACCCCGCGGCGCCGGCGCGCAACGCAGCCGTTCGCGCCGACAATCCCTCGGGGCGCATCCGTACCGTGTTCGCATCGGGCGTGCTCGAGCCACCGCGCTGGCTTCACAACGCGGCGCACACCCCGGATTTCATCGAGCGGCACAAATACGTGGCGGGCAATGATTCGCAGTTCTGCGCGAACTGCCACCAGGAGGACTTCTGCGTCGGTTGCCACGATGGGCGGGTGCGGCCCAAGAGCATCCACCCCAGCGATTACATCGCGATGCACCCCATCGAGGCGCGTCAGGCAACATTGCGATGCACGAGCTGCCACAACGAGCAAAGCTTCTGCCTCGGATGCCATCAGCGGGTGGGGGTGAGCATGACTGGTCCGCTGGCGACCCGGGAGCTCGGCCGCTTCCATCCGCCCAAGGGGATCTGGAGCGATGCCCCGCGAAAACCGGGCCATCATTCGTTCGAGGCCGAGCGGAACCTGAACGCGTGCGTGAGCTGCCACGTGGAGCGGGACTGCGTCGTATGCCACGGCGGGGCGGGCATCGGAGGTGGTTTCAACCCGCACAGGAATGGGTTTTCAGGAGGGTGCGCGACGCAGATGCGCAGAAACCCGCGCCCTTGCTTCGTTTGCCATCTGCCCGACGATGGAGTCCTTGCCCCATGCCGCTGA
- a CDS encoding serine/threonine protein kinase translates to MSDSAQRYRVIEKLESGGMAEVFRAESEGLQGFKKQVAIKRVLPHLSEKKKFISMFLDEARLSAHLSHSNCVQVFDIGVGDNAYFIVMEFVDGANLKTIAESLKKQGKQFPVPAAVFIAHEICKGLSYAHELCDPNGAPLNIVHRDMSPPNVLITKYGEVKIVDFGLAKANSQLEKSEPGIIKGKFSYLSPEAALGQDVDHRTDIFAVGIILWELLAGQRLFLGETDFQTVKKVQQAVIPPVSQFNRYVRPDLERIVNRILARDPSLRYQSARELGRDLASCMFRLAEPVSSFDVETLVAVAVRDKQRIRPQQPSIIDKLIEEALFEFTSLKDDDRSAPESKHASPKAAPLNLGDFEDPSRWMSEIGTGEFPGSADPLTGALPGDALSEGNLSALEDLDEPPRPPTPIPRQPRYPLQPLPSTRPSHNPNPPARVSSDLGGGVPGGGDLGGGNGGRGAPGGTMRMSALPSPDAPPSSMPVASAVPGSEPAGYNAAHAQLRPAVAGAHGSAAAMKKPNSTLTAAVVVVLAALAATGVAWVAHLIPHV, encoded by the coding sequence ATGTCGGATTCGGCACAACGCTATCGCGTCATCGAGAAGCTCGAGTCAGGCGGGATGGCGGAAGTCTTCCGTGCAGAGAGCGAGGGCTTGCAAGGCTTCAAGAAGCAAGTCGCCATCAAGCGCGTTCTGCCGCATCTGTCCGAGAAGAAGAAGTTCATCTCCATGTTCCTCGACGAGGCGCGTCTCTCGGCGCACCTCTCGCACTCGAACTGCGTGCAAGTGTTCGACATCGGCGTGGGCGACAACGCCTACTTCATCGTCATGGAGTTCGTCGACGGGGCGAACCTCAAGACCATCGCCGAGTCGCTGAAGAAGCAGGGCAAGCAGTTCCCGGTCCCCGCGGCCGTCTTCATCGCCCACGAGATCTGCAAAGGCCTCAGCTACGCGCACGAGCTCTGCGATCCCAACGGCGCGCCGCTCAACATCGTCCACCGGGACATGTCGCCGCCCAACGTGCTCATCACGAAGTACGGCGAGGTGAAGATCGTGGACTTCGGGCTGGCCAAGGCCAACTCGCAGCTCGAAAAATCCGAGCCCGGCATCATCAAGGGCAAATTCAGCTACCTGTCCCCCGAGGCCGCCCTCGGACAAGACGTGGATCACCGCACGGACATTTTCGCCGTGGGGATCATCCTCTGGGAGCTGCTCGCGGGCCAGCGTCTTTTTCTGGGCGAGACGGACTTTCAGACCGTCAAAAAAGTGCAGCAGGCGGTCATCCCGCCGGTGAGCCAATTCAATCGCTACGTGCGCCCCGATCTCGAGCGGATCGTGAACCGCATCCTCGCGCGCGATCCCTCGCTCCGCTACCAATCGGCGCGCGAGCTGGGGAGGGATCTGGCGAGCTGCATGTTCCGGCTCGCCGAGCCCGTGAGCTCCTTCGACGTCGAGACCCTGGTGGCCGTGGCCGTCCGGGACAAGCAACGGATCCGGCCGCAGCAGCCGTCGATCATCGACAAGCTCATCGAGGAGGCGCTCTTCGAGTTCACCTCGCTCAAGGACGACGACCGCAGCGCCCCCGAGTCGAAGCACGCGAGCCCCAAGGCCGCGCCGCTCAACCTGGGCGACTTCGAAGATCCTTCGCGCTGGATGAGCGAGATCGGCACCGGTGAGTTCCCCGGCAGCGCCGATCCCCTCACGGGCGCGCTCCCCGGCGACGCCTTGAGCGAGGGCAACCTCTCCGCCCTCGAAGATCTGGACGAGCCCCCGCGCCCGCCCACACCGATCCCGCGCCAGCCGCGCTACCCGCTGCAGCCGCTCCCCTCGACGCGTCCCAGCCACAACCCGAACCCCCCCGCACGCGTCTCGAGCGATCTCGGTGGGGGTGTACCGGGCGGCGGCGATCTCGGTGGCGGCAACGGTGGAAGAGGTGCCCCCGGCGGCACGATGCGCATGTCGGCACTTCCGTCGCCCGATGCCCCTCCGTCATCGATGCCCGTCGCTTCCGCCGTTCCCGGGTCCGAGCCCGCAGGCTACAACGCCGCGCACGCCCAACTCCGCCCTGCGGTCGCCGGCGCCCATGGTTCGGCGGCGGCCATGAAGAAGCCGAACAGCACCCTCACGGCCGCCGTGGTGGTGGTTCTGGCGGCGCTCGCGGCCACCGGCGTCGCGTGGGTCGCGCATCTGATCCCGCACGTGTAG
- a CDS encoding enoyl-[acyl-carrier-protein] reductase, translating into MQGRNARAAPSNSSEIEHVLLAPGAKCGDTSAMLKIDLTGRRALVAGVADDGGFGFAIAKALAEAGAKVCVGTWPPALGIFQTLLRRGKLDASRKLADGTLLDFEKIYALDAAFDTFDLVPEDVRENKRYRELGDFSIAGLAAQLTNDFGAQPLDIVVHSLANGPEVKKSLLETSRRGYLDAIGVSAYSMVSMVQRFAPLMKRAGAFVSLSYLASQRVMPGYGGGMSAAKAALESDTRVLAFEAGRKYGVRVNTISAGPWASRAASSIGIDIDAMVDYASSNAPLTDPMTADEVGNAAAFLVSPLASGITGTTLYVDKGYHAMGKAVDPRHTPDGDPGRGDAKTS; encoded by the coding sequence ATGCAAGGCCGGAACGCGCGCGCCGCGCCGTCGAATTCGTCCGAAATCGAGCATGTCCTCCTTGCGCCGGGCGCGAAGTGCGGCGATACCTCGGCCATGCTCAAGATCGATCTAACGGGGCGAAGGGCGCTCGTGGCCGGGGTCGCGGACGATGGCGGATTTGGATTTGCCATCGCCAAAGCGCTGGCGGAGGCGGGCGCCAAGGTGTGCGTCGGTACATGGCCGCCTGCGCTCGGGATCTTTCAGACGCTTCTGCGGCGCGGCAAGCTCGATGCGTCGCGCAAGCTCGCCGATGGAACCCTGCTCGACTTCGAGAAGATCTATGCGCTCGACGCGGCGTTCGACACCTTCGATTTGGTGCCCGAGGACGTGCGCGAGAACAAGCGTTACCGCGAGCTGGGCGACTTTTCGATCGCGGGCTTGGCCGCGCAGCTCACGAACGACTTCGGCGCGCAGCCGCTCGACATCGTGGTGCACTCGCTGGCCAACGGCCCCGAGGTGAAGAAGTCCCTGCTCGAGACCAGCCGCCGCGGCTACCTCGACGCCATCGGCGTGAGCGCCTACTCCATGGTGTCCATGGTGCAGCGCTTCGCACCCCTGATGAAGAGAGCCGGCGCCTTCGTCTCGCTCTCGTACCTGGCCAGCCAGCGCGTGATGCCCGGCTACGGCGGCGGCATGTCGGCCGCGAAGGCCGCCCTCGAGAGCGATACGCGCGTGCTCGCCTTCGAGGCGGGGCGCAAATACGGGGTTCGCGTGAACACCATCTCGGCCGGCCCTTGGGCCTCGCGCGCCGCGAGCTCCATCGGCATCGATATCGATGCCATGGTGGACTACGCCTCCAGCAACGCCCCGCTCACCGATCCGATGACCGCCGACGAAGTCGGCAACGCCGCCGCGTTCCTGGTGAGCCCCTTGGCCTCCGGCATCACGGGCACCACCCTGTACGTCGACAAGGGCTACCACGCGATGGGCAAGGCCGTGGACCCGCGCCACACGCCCGACGGAGACCCCGGGCGCGGCGACGCCAAGACGTCTTGA
- a CDS encoding M18 family aminopeptidase encodes MDVLKDLLAFLRQSPTPYHAVESAVTRLEAAGFRPLLETDSWSDLAPGKYFVSHGESALLAFIIPSSRNVRGFRIVGAHTDSPNLRLKPKPEYKKEGYAQLGVEVYGGALLNSWLDRDLSLAGRVLVRGEKDAIVSRLVRFDRALCRVPQLAIHLDRDVSDKGLVLNKQEHLAPILGLADGSADVVGLCARELHVDRAHIVSTDLMLYDIVAPTVGGADGEFLFSARLDNQAMCHAAILALIDAAARADSSDVVPLAALFDHEEVGSQSATGAGSAFLPRVLERIVLGSGKSQDDVHRAFAGSMCVSADMAHAVHPNYVERHEPRHRPVLNGGPVIKVNSQQRYATSAKTAALFADLCRASDVPVQSYAHRTDLPCGSTIGPITATKLGIATVDVGNPMLSMHSIRELGGTKDPERMTRVLARFYGVAEI; translated from the coding sequence ATGGACGTTCTGAAGGATTTGCTGGCTTTTCTGCGCCAATCGCCGACCCCGTACCATGCGGTGGAGAGCGCCGTGACCCGTCTGGAGGCCGCGGGCTTTCGCCCCCTGCTCGAAACGGATTCGTGGAGCGATCTCGCGCCCGGCAAGTACTTCGTGTCGCACGGGGAGAGCGCGCTCCTTGCGTTCATCATTCCCTCGTCCCGCAACGTGCGGGGCTTTCGCATCGTGGGGGCGCACACCGATAGCCCCAACCTGCGACTCAAGCCGAAGCCCGAATACAAGAAGGAAGGCTACGCGCAGCTCGGGGTCGAGGTCTACGGCGGCGCGCTGCTCAATTCGTGGCTCGACCGCGATTTGTCCCTCGCGGGCCGCGTGCTCGTGCGCGGCGAAAAAGACGCGATCGTTTCGCGCCTGGTGCGCTTCGATCGGGCGTTGTGCCGCGTCCCGCAGCTCGCGATCCACCTCGATCGCGACGTGAGCGACAAAGGGCTGGTGCTCAACAAGCAAGAGCACCTCGCGCCCATCCTGGGGCTGGCCGATGGCTCGGCCGACGTGGTCGGGCTCTGTGCGCGCGAGCTCCACGTGGACCGCGCGCACATCGTGTCCACCGACTTAATGCTCTACGACATCGTGGCGCCCACGGTGGGCGGCGCCGACGGGGAGTTCCTCTTCTCTGCGCGGCTCGACAACCAGGCCATGTGCCACGCGGCCATTCTGGCGCTCATCGACGCGGCGGCGCGCGCGGACTCCTCGGACGTGGTGCCCTTGGCCGCGCTCTTCGATCACGAGGAGGTGGGGAGCCAGAGCGCGACGGGCGCGGGCTCGGCGTTCTTGCCGCGGGTGCTCGAGCGCATCGTGCTGGGCTCGGGCAAATCGCAAGACGATGTGCACCGCGCCTTTGCCGGATCGATGTGCGTCTCGGCAGATATGGCCCACGCGGTGCACCCCAATTACGTGGAACGGCACGAGCCGCGGCATCGCCCGGTGCTCAATGGCGGGCCGGTGATCAAGGTGAACTCGCAGCAGCGCTACGCGACCTCGGCCAAGACGGCCGCGCTGTTCGCCGATCTTTGCCGCGCGAGCGATGTGCCGGTGCAAAGCTATGCGCACCGCACGGATCTTCCGTGTGGCTCGACCATCGGGCCGATCACGGCCACCAAGCTGGGGATTGCGACGGTGGACGTCGGCAACCCCATGCTGAGCATGCACTCGATTCGCGAGCTGGGCGGGACGAAGGATCCGGAGCGAATGACCCGCGTGCTCGCGCGGTTCTACGGGGTGGCTGAAATCTAG
- a CDS encoding SDR family NAD(P)-dependent oxidoreductase, with protein MANELRFDGKVVIITGAGNGLGRSHALLFGSRGAKVVVNDLGGGHTGGGKSSAAADKVVEEIKALGGEAVANYDSVEDGAKIVQSALDHFKRVDVVINNAGILRDVSFAKMTEEDWDLIYRVHVLGAFRVTHAAWPHLRDQGYGRVIVTASAAGIYGNFGQANYSLAKLGLVGFAQTLALEGAKKNVHVNAIAPIAGSRMTETILPKELIDALKPEYVTPLVAWLCHEDCSENGGLYEVGGGFFGKLRWERTKGKTFRVGRSITPETLKQSWDDVVSFEKADHPANVNESMAPILTNVQAGPSRGGNEFIDVDLALGAELPPVESSYNERDVAIYALGVGATGKDPLDSKELQLVYELHGDGFHALPTFGVAPALSAFLSLAKEGKQGPGLNYGFDRVLHSEQYTEIKRPLPTHAKLVHKGRIKDIFDKGKAALVVTEIKSYDENGEELIVNELTTFVRGAGGFGGPRGTSSEANTPPERAPDAVVTEKVPENQALLYRLSGDWNPLHADPNFAKAFGFDRPILHGLCTFGYVGRHVIRAFAPGGDPRYFRSIKVRFAESVFPGETLVTEMWKGEVSEADRAKGIAQKIIFHCKVQERDKVVISRAAIELFEQIPQPLPKAKPAPAASAEAPAAASSSAAPTSADVFTGISKHIEKNPELAAKVKTVFRFVLTNPASSWTLDLKNGAGAVAAGTEGNADCTLELADLDFMDMCTGKADPQKLYFGGKLKISGNVMASQKLEFLKKLDPNLVLDAARARAGGGSAPAQASNGAAPAAAPAEAAPAAAAPPAKPSEAAGIFDKLNALIAKNRSLVDEVGAVLQFQIQEPGGAWVVDLKNGAGAVKSGTDASATTTLTLTDADLVALVKGTEQAPSLFQRGRLRVDGDLRAAQKLGFLKQLG; from the coding sequence ATGGCGAACGAGCTTCGATTCGATGGGAAAGTCGTGATCATCACCGGCGCGGGCAACGGCCTGGGGCGCTCGCATGCGCTCCTATTCGGCAGCCGCGGGGCGAAGGTCGTCGTCAACGATTTGGGGGGAGGCCACACGGGCGGGGGCAAGAGCTCCGCCGCGGCCGACAAAGTGGTGGAGGAGATCAAGGCGCTCGGCGGTGAGGCCGTGGCCAACTACGACTCGGTGGAGGACGGCGCGAAGATCGTGCAGAGCGCGCTCGACCATTTCAAGCGGGTCGACGTGGTGATCAACAACGCCGGCATCCTGCGCGACGTGAGCTTCGCCAAGATGACCGAGGAGGACTGGGATCTCATCTACCGCGTGCACGTCCTCGGCGCCTTCCGCGTCACCCACGCCGCGTGGCCTCATCTGCGCGATCAGGGCTACGGGCGGGTCATCGTCACCGCCTCCGCGGCCGGCATCTACGGCAACTTCGGCCAGGCGAACTACTCGCTCGCCAAGCTGGGGCTCGTCGGCTTCGCCCAAACCTTGGCCCTCGAGGGCGCGAAGAAGAACGTGCACGTCAACGCCATCGCGCCCATCGCCGGCTCGCGCATGACGGAGACCATCCTCCCGAAGGAGCTCATCGACGCCCTCAAGCCGGAGTACGTCACCCCGCTGGTCGCCTGGCTCTGCCACGAGGACTGCAGCGAAAACGGCGGCCTCTACGAGGTCGGCGGCGGCTTCTTCGGCAAGCTTCGCTGGGAGCGCACCAAGGGAAAGACCTTCCGCGTGGGTCGCTCCATCACCCCCGAGACCTTGAAGCAGTCGTGGGACGACGTGGTCTCCTTCGAAAAGGCGGACCACCCGGCCAATGTCAACGAATCCATGGCGCCCATCCTCACCAATGTGCAGGCGGGCCCCAGCCGCGGCGGCAACGAGTTCATCGACGTGGATCTGGCGCTCGGCGCCGAGCTCCCGCCCGTCGAATCGTCGTACAACGAGCGCGACGTCGCCATCTACGCGTTGGGCGTGGGCGCGACGGGCAAAGATCCGCTCGACTCCAAGGAGCTGCAGCTCGTGTACGAGCTCCACGGCGATGGCTTCCACGCGCTGCCCACCTTCGGCGTGGCGCCGGCCTTGAGCGCGTTCTTGTCCCTGGCCAAAGAAGGAAAGCAGGGGCCGGGGTTGAACTACGGCTTCGACCGGGTGCTGCACAGCGAGCAGTACACCGAGATCAAGCGCCCGCTGCCCACCCACGCCAAGCTCGTTCACAAAGGGCGCATCAAGGACATCTTCGACAAGGGCAAGGCGGCCCTGGTCGTCACCGAGATCAAGAGCTACGACGAGAACGGCGAAGAGCTCATCGTCAACGAGCTGACCACGTTCGTGCGCGGGGCGGGCGGCTTCGGCGGCCCTCGCGGCACCAGCAGCGAGGCCAACACCCCGCCCGAGCGCGCCCCCGACGCGGTGGTCACCGAGAAGGTGCCCGAGAACCAAGCGCTCCTCTACCGCCTCTCGGGCGATTGGAACCCGCTCCACGCCGACCCCAACTTCGCGAAGGCCTTTGGCTTCGATCGCCCCATCCTGCACGGGCTCTGCACCTTCGGCTACGTGGGCCGCCACGTGATCCGCGCCTTCGCCCCCGGCGGCGATCCGCGCTACTTCCGGAGCATCAAGGTCCGCTTCGCCGAGAGCGTATTCCCCGGCGAAACGTTGGTGACCGAGATGTGGAAGGGCGAGGTCTCCGAGGCCGACCGGGCCAAGGGGATCGCGCAGAAGATCATCTTCCACTGCAAGGTGCAAGAGCGCGACAAGGTGGTCATCAGCCGCGCGGCCATCGAGCTGTTCGAGCAGATCCCGCAGCCGTTGCCCAAGGCCAAGCCGGCGCCCGCCGCCTCGGCCGAGGCCCCCGCGGCCGCGTCATCGTCGGCGGCGCCCACCAGCGCGGACGTGTTCACCGGCATCTCCAAGCACATCGAGAAGAACCCCGAGCTCGCGGCGAAGGTCAAGACGGTGTTCCGGTTCGTGCTGACCAATCCGGCGAGCAGCTGGACCCTCGATTTGAAGAACGGAGCCGGCGCCGTCGCCGCGGGCACCGAGGGCAACGCCGATTGCACCCTGGAGCTCGCCGACCTCGACTTCATGGATATGTGCACCGGCAAGGCGGACCCGCAGAAGCTGTACTTCGGCGGGAAGCTCAAGATCTCCGGCAATGTCATGGCGTCGCAGAAGCTCGAGTTCCTGAAGAAGCTCGATCCGAACCTGGTGCTCGACGCCGCGCGCGCCCGCGCAGGCGGTGGTAGCGCGCCGGCCCAAGCTTCGAACGGCGCTGCGCCAGCGGCGGCGCCCGCGGAGGCGGCGCCTGCGGCCGCGGCGCCTCCGGCGAAGCCCTCGGAGGCGGCGGGGATCTTCGACAAGCTGAACGCGCTGATCGCGAAGAACCGGTCGCTGGTCGACGAGGTGGGCGCGGTGCTGCAGTTCCAGATTCAGGAGCCCGGCGGCGCCTGGGTGGTCGATTTGAAGAACGGCGCCGGCGCGGTCAAGAGCGGCACCGATGCCTCGGCGACGACCACCTTGACCCTCACGGATGCCGACTTGGTGGCGCTGGTGAAGGGGACGGAGCAGGCCCCGTCGCTCTTCCAGCGGGGGCGCCTGCGCGTGGACGGCGATCTGCGCGCGGCGCAGAAGCTCGGTTTTTTGAAGCAGCTCGGTTGA
- a CDS encoding lipid-transfer protein has product MSKRVNVIGVGMVKFAKPGASEEYNVMASKAARAALEDAKVAYDDVEQAFAGYVYGDSTCGQRAIYDVGLTGIPVFNVNNNCSTGSTALMLGRQAIEAGAHCVLVVGFEQMEKGALGSKFTDRVNPLEQHAGVMARVQGVNSAPFAAQMFGGAGREYRWKYGTKKETFGKVSEKARKHASKNPYAIFNEVLSLDAIMSSQEVFDPLTRYQCCPPTCGAAAAVLCSEEFAKKHGISRPVYIAAQAMTTDYASSFGDSMIKMVGYDMAVKCASKVYEQAGVGPKDVDVVELHDCFTANEVLTYEALGLCKEGEAEKFIWEGQNTYGGKYVTNPSGGLLSKGHPLGATGLAQCTELVWQLRGQADQRQVPDAKVALQHNLGLGGACVITMYRRD; this is encoded by the coding sequence ATGAGCAAGCGGGTCAATGTCATCGGCGTCGGGATGGTGAAGTTCGCGAAGCCGGGCGCGAGCGAAGAGTACAATGTGATGGCCTCCAAGGCGGCGCGCGCGGCCCTGGAGGACGCGAAGGTGGCCTACGACGACGTGGAGCAGGCCTTCGCCGGCTACGTCTACGGCGACAGCACGTGCGGGCAGCGCGCCATCTACGACGTGGGGCTCACGGGCATCCCCGTCTTCAACGTGAACAACAACTGCTCGACCGGCTCGACGGCGCTCATGTTGGGGCGGCAAGCCATCGAGGCCGGCGCCCACTGTGTGCTGGTCGTGGGGTTCGAGCAGATGGAGAAGGGCGCGCTCGGGTCCAAGTTCACGGACCGCGTGAACCCGCTCGAGCAGCACGCGGGCGTGATGGCCAGGGTGCAGGGCGTAAACTCCGCGCCCTTCGCGGCGCAGATGTTCGGCGGCGCCGGCCGTGAGTACCGCTGGAAGTACGGCACCAAAAAGGAGACCTTCGGCAAGGTCAGCGAGAAGGCGCGCAAGCACGCCAGCAAGAACCCGTACGCCATCTTCAACGAGGTGCTCTCGCTCGACGCGATCATGTCCTCGCAAGAGGTGTTCGATCCGCTGACGCGCTACCAGTGCTGCCCGCCCACCTGCGGCGCGGCGGCGGCCGTCCTCTGCTCGGAGGAGTTCGCGAAGAAGCACGGCATCTCGCGGCCCGTCTACATCGCGGCGCAGGCGATGACGACCGACTACGCGTCGAGCTTCGGCGACAGCATGATCAAAATGGTCGGCTACGACATGGCCGTGAAATGCGCGTCCAAGGTCTACGAGCAAGCCGGCGTGGGCCCCAAGGACGTGGACGTGGTCGAGCTGCACGACTGCTTTACGGCCAACGAGGTGCTCACGTACGAGGCGCTCGGCCTCTGCAAGGAGGGCGAGGCGGAGAAGTTCATCTGGGAAGGCCAGAACACCTACGGCGGCAAATACGTAACCAACCCGTCGGGCGGCCTTCTCTCCAAGGGTCATCCGCTGGGCGCCACCGGACTTGCACAATGCACGGAACTGGTGTGGCAGCTTCGCGGCCAAGCCGATCAGCGTCAGGTGCCGGACGCGAAGGTGGCGCTCCAGCACAACCTGGGCCTGGGCGGCGCTTGCGTGATTACGATGTATCGACGAGATTGA